One genomic window of Manihot esculenta cultivar AM560-2 chromosome 16, M.esculenta_v8, whole genome shotgun sequence includes the following:
- the LOC110604240 gene encoding sugar carrier protein C — MPAVGGIAPGNGRKEYPGNLTAYVTVTCIVAAMGGLIFGYDIGISGGVTSMDSFLKKFFPSVYRKKKQDAVSNQYCQYDSQTLTMFTSSLYLAALMASLVASWITRKFGRKLSMLFGGVLFCAGAIINGAAKAVWMLILGRILLGFGIGFANQSVPLYLSEMAPYKYRGSLNIGFQLSITIGILIANVLNYFFAKIHGGWGWRLSLGGAMVPALIITVGSLVLPDTPNSMIERGQHEEARTKLRRVRGVDDVDEEFNDLVLASEESKKVEHPWRNLLQRKYRPHLAMAIAIPFFQQLTGINVIMFYAPVLFDTIGFGSDAALMSAVITGLVNVFATMVSIYGVDKWGRRFLFLEGGVQMLICQAVVAACIGAKFGVDGNPGDLPKWYAIVVVLFICLYVAGFAWSWGPLGWLVPSEIFPLEIRSAAQSVNVSVNMLFTFAVAQVFLLMLCHLKFGLFLFFAFFVLVMSIFVYYFLPETKGIPIEEMGQVWKSHWYWSRFVADEDFANGKLEMGKGNQGQVPKIV; from the exons ATGCCTGCAGTAGGAGGCATAGCCCCTGGTAATGGCAGAAAAGAATACCCAGGAAACCTCACCGCTTATGTGACTGTCACATGTATCGTTGCAGCCATGGGGGGTTTGATCTTTGGTTACGATATTGGTATCTCTG GTGGAGTTACGTCCATGGATTCCTTCTTGAAAAAGTTTTTTCCTTCAGTCTACCGAAAGAAGAAACAGGACGCAGTCTCGAATCAGTACTGTCAATATGATAGCCAGACATTGACTATGTTCACATCTTCACTATATTTAGCTGCTTTAATGGCTTCTCTGGTGGCTTCCTGGATTACTCGTAAATTTGGAAGGAAACTTTCTATGCTTTTTGGTGGAGTGCTCTTCTGTGCTGGAGCTATCATCAATGGCGCGGCTAAAGCAGTCTGGATGTTGATTCTTGGTAGAATTTTGCTTGGTTTCGGCATTGGTTTTGCCAATCAG TCTGTGCCACTCTACCTCTCTGAGATGGCTCCATACAAATACAGAGGATCACTCAACATCGGCTTCCAGCTCTCAATCACAATCGGCATCCTCATAGCCAATGTGCTCAACTATTTCTTCGCCAAGATCCATGGTGGTTGGGGATGGAGATTGAGTTTAGGAGGAGCCATGGTCCCTGCCCTTATAATCACCGTTGGATCACTAGTCCTACCAGACACACCAAACTCCATGATTGAACGTGGCCAGCACGAGGAGGCCAGGACAAAACTGAGAAGAGTTCGTGGTGTTGATGATGTTGATGAGGAGTTTAATGATCTTGTTCTTGCTAGTGAAGAATCAAAGAAAGTTGAACATCCATGGAGAAATTTGTTGCAGAGGAAGTATAGGCCTCATCTTGCTATGGCTATTGCAATCCCATTTTTCCAGCAACTCACTGGCATTAATGTGATAATGTTTTATGCTCCTGTGTTGTTTGATACAATTGGTTTCGGCAGTGATGCTGCACTCATGTCGGCTGTGATCACCGGTTTGGTTAATGTTTTTGCAACCATGGTTTCAATCTATGGAGTTGATAAGTGGGGGAGGAGGTTTCTTTTCCTTGAGGGTGGAGTTCAAATGTTGATATGTCAG GCAGTGGTTGCAGCTTGTATTGGTGCTAAGTTTGGAGTAGATGGGAACCCTGGTGACTTGCCAAAGTGGTATGCAATTGTTGTGGTGCTTTTCATTTGCCTCTATGTTGCTGGATTTGCTTGGTCTTGGGGTCCCCTTGGATGGTTGGTTCCTAGTGAAATTTTCCCACTTGAAATCAGATCTGCTGCTCAGAGTGTCAATGTTTCAGTGAACATGCTCTTTACATTTGCAGTGGCTCAAGTTTTTCTATTAATGCTTTGTCACTTGAAATTTGGGCTGTTCCTCTTCTTTGCCTTCTTTGTGTTGGTGATGTCcatttttgtttattatttcTTGCCTGAGACAAAGGGGATTCCAATCGAAGAAATGGGACAAGTCTGGAAATCACACTGGTATTGGTCTAGATTTGTTGCTGATGAAGATTTTGCCAATGGAAAGCTTGAGATGGGCAAGGGAAACCAAGGTCAAGTTCCCAAGATTGTGTGA